The genomic region GACATAATCTAAGGTGTAAGGACGCTGTGGATGACGTGCTACTTGAGAAACTTGCCAAGGAGTTAAATTGGCATAGACATCTTTCGTCAGCTGCTGGCTTTTTTCGGAAAGTGTTTTTATCTCATCAGAAATATCTACAGAGGATTCATCTTGTACAAATTGGAGCTCTTCAATCTTTGACTCTAGTTCAGCGATTGACTGTTCAAAATCTAGGAATGTCGTTTTCATAGTCTGATTTTAGTATTCAATGGGCTTGGGGTCGATACTTCTCCACATATACCAGGTAGCAACCGTACACCAAGGGGCCCAATTTGCCGCTACCTCACGGGCCTCATGCCTGCTAACAGGCTCTCCGCTGAAATAATTAAGGGAAATAGCCTTAATTAGGCCAGCGTCATCTAACGGAAGAATATTGGGTCGAACCATATTGAACATGAGGAACATTTCTGCTGTCCAACGCCCAATACCCCGAATAGCGCTCAATTCCTTAATAATTACCTCATCGTCCATACCCTTCCATTGATTGGCATGCAATCGGCCGGAATCAAAATGTTCAGCCAAATCTCGGATGTACTCCGCTTTGCGGCCAGATAAGCCTGCAGCACGTAACTCCTCAACGCTTACCCCTAGGATATTTTTTGGAGTGACCTTCTTTTTTAGGGCGAGCAGGACTTTATTCCAAACGGATTGCGCTGCCGCTACTGAAATCTGTTG from Polynucleobacter antarcticus harbors:
- a CDS encoding DNA-3-methyladenine glycosylase family protein; the encoded protein is MSKTADLIIIDEVAPEYWEQACAELMKHDRILKKLIPKIGVGFLVTRGDAFSTLARSIVGQQISVAAAQSVWNKVLLALKKKVTPKNILGVSVEELRAAGLSGRKAEYIRDLAEHFDSGRLHANQWKGMDDEVIIKELSAIRGIGRWTAEMFLMFNMVRPNILPLDDAGLIKAISLNYFSGEPVSRHEAREVAANWAPWCTVATWYMWRSIDPKPIEY